The stretch of DNA CCGGACCGGGTCCGCGGGCCGCGTGCCGCGGCCGGTGAAGATCGCCGCGCGCGGCCGCTCCGCCAGGGGCCCGGTCGCGGCGGCGCGCGGTCTGCGGTCCGGCGGCGCAGACGACAACGTACGCGCCCTCCGGGAGATTGCAATGCGAACCACGTTCTTCGTCGCTTCCCTCGCCGCGCTGGCGGCGTGCGCGCCCGCGGCGGCGCCGGCCCCGGCTCCCGCGCCCGCTCCGGCCCCGGCGCCGGCCGCCGCGGCGGAGGCGCCGCCGCTCGCGATCCACTGGACGCGCGCCTCGGCCGAGCACCGCGCGGCGTTCCTGCAGACCTACCGCTGGGCGGGCGAGCGGCTGCGCGCGCTGGCGGCGGGCGCGGCGGCGGGGACGTGGGGGGTGATCCTGGACGCGGACGAGACGGTGATCGACAACTCGGAGTACCAGCGCCGCCGCGCCGCGCAGGGGCTCGGCTACACGGAGGAGAGCTGGCAGGCTTGGGCGCGCGAGGAGGCGGCCGCCGCGCTCCCCGGGGCGGCGGAGTTCGTGGGGCTGGTGCGGCAGCTGGGCGGGCGGGTGGCGATCGTGACCAACCGCTACGAGGCGATCTGCGACGACACGCGCGACAACCTGCGCCGGGTGGGGATCGCGTTCGACGTGGTGCTGTGCCGGCCGGAGGGCGGGCCCAGCGATAAGAACCCGCGCTTCCAGGCGGTCCAGTCGGGCGCGGGGACGGGGCTGCCGCCGCTCCGGGTGCTGATGTGGGTGGGCGACAACATCCAGGACTTCCCCGCGCTCACCCAGGCCGTCCGCGAGCGCGGCGACGAGGCGTTCGCGGAGTTCGGGCGCGCCTACGTGGTGCTGCCCAACCCGATGTACGGCTCCTGGGAGCGGAACCCGCCGCGGTAGGAACTTCGTTCTCGCGGAAAGATCTCGCGCGTTCCCGCAGGCGCTGGCGCGGCCGCCGGGGCCCTCACCCGCCGCCTGAGAGCGGGGTTTGGTGCGGGGAGAGGGGCGGCTGAAGCCGCGGCAACAACCGCAGAAAGCCTCGCAAACCCCGCGAGGCTTCAACCGCGACGACAGACCCGCGTGAGGGATGCGCGCCCGGA from Longimicrobium sp. encodes:
- a CDS encoding HAD family acid phosphatase; amino-acid sequence: MRTTFFVASLAALAACAPAAAPAPAPAPAPAPAPAAAAEAPPLAIHWTRASAEHRAAFLQTYRWAGERLRALAAGAAAGTWGVILDADETVIDNSEYQRRRAAQGLGYTEESWQAWAREEAAAALPGAAEFVGLVRQLGGRVAIVTNRYEAICDDTRDNLRRVGIAFDVVLCRPEGGPSDKNPRFQAVQSGAGTGLPPLRVLMWVGDNIQDFPALTQAVRERGDEAFAEFGRAYVVLPNPMYGSWERNPPR